A stretch of the Perca fluviatilis chromosome 17, GENO_Pfluv_1.0, whole genome shotgun sequence genome encodes the following:
- the LOC120545296 gene encoding pyrin-like, which yields MEITCVKEELLNTLEDLSDEEFKKFKWFLQQREILVGFQAIPKNQLENADRIDTVDKIIQTFSHQSVEVVKLVLKKTRRNDLVEKLSNISTGAQGVYVRSQSEACSLPNTLLEAPVSLQTPTPPQTTSPRATTLPAPSTPTSLLQSPPVDKAQNTSSKYDIITCKVLIQSGSPAVYQLIPKKEKIGSLTRMTLGEKNPNKKNKTILLVGETGAGKSTLVNYAMGVEWEDDVWFQIVEEEKRRLSQSQTSDVIVYQICGFEDKPLPYSLTIIDTPGYGDTRGIEYDDIITQRLLDLFQSDDGVHEIDAVGLVMKASENRLSDRQRYIFDSVMSLFGKDQGPHL from the exons ATGGAGATAACATGTGTTAAAGAGGAGCTTTTGAATACACTGGAAGATTTGTCAGATGAAGAATTCAAGAAGTTCAAGTGGTTCCTGCAGCAGCGTGAAATCCTGGTAGGATTCCAAGCCATCCCAAAGAACCAACTGGAAAACGCAGACAGGATAGACACAGTCGATAAGATCATACAGACCTTCAGCCATCAGTCTGTAGAAGTGGTGAAGCTGGTTTTAAAGAAGACTCGTAGGAATGATCTGGTGGAGAAATTATCAAACATCAGCACAGGAGCACAAG GCGTGTATGTGAGGAGTCAATCTGAGGCCTGTTCTCTGCCCAACACATTGTTGGAGGCCCCGGTCTCTCTACAGACCCCTACCCCCCCCCAGACCACCAGCCCCAGGGCAACCACACTGCCTGCCCCGTCTACACCTACCAGCCTGCTTCAGAGTCCTCCGGTGGACAAAGCTCA GAACACCTCATCCAAATATGACATCATCACCTGCAAAGTTCTGATCCAATCAGGATCTCCTGCTGTCTACCAGCTGATACCAAAGAAAGAGAAGATTGGATCTCTGACAAGAATGACTCTTGGtgaaaaaaatccaaacaagaaaaacaaaaccatcTTACTTGTTGGTGAAACAGGAGCAGGAAAATCTACTCTGGTCAACTACGCCATGGGAGTGGAGTGGGAGGATGATGTCTGGTTTCAGATcgtagaggaggagaagagaagactATCACAAAGTCAGACATCAGATGTGATCGTGTACCAGATCTGTGGTTTTGAAGATAAACCTCTTCCCTACTCTCTGACCATCATCGATACTCCTGGATACGGAGACACCAGAGGGATCGAatatgatgacatcatcactcaaAGATTATTAGACTTGTTCCAGTCAGACGATGGAGTTCATGAGATTGATGCAGTGGGTCTGGTGATGAAAGCGAGTGAGAATCGACTGAGTGACCGTCAGAGGTACATCTTTGATTCAGTGATGTCTCTGTTTGGAAAagaccaggggcctcatttataa